The DNA segment CGACGAGGAAGATGCCCGTCCAGTGGCACAGGAACGCCGCGAGAGTCAGCGTGTGGAAGATCTCGTGGAAGCCGAACTTGCCGGGGAACGGATTGGGCCGCTTGAGGCCGTAGATAACCGCGCCGACGGTGTAGCACAGCCCACCGACGAGGATCAGCGTCATCATCGCCGCGTTCGCCTCGAAGAAGTCGACGATGAAGACGAGCGCGGCGTAGCCGAGAAGCAGGTAGAGCGGCACGTAGAGCCAGCGTGGGGCCCCGATCCAGAAGACCCGGAACAGGATGCCGAGGCCAGCGCCGCTCCAGACGAGCCACAGCAGCAGCGTCGACTTCTCGGGCGGAAGCGCGAGCACCGTGATGGGCGTGTATGAGCCGGCGATCAGCAGGAAGATGTTCGCGTGGTCCATGCGCTTGAGCACGCGCCTGGTCGTGTCGCTCCAGTCGAACCGGTGGTAGAGGGCGGAGACACCGAACAGCAGCAACGATGACGCCACGAACACCGATGAGCTGACCTTCGCTGCGGTGCCCTCGGCGAGGGTGATGAGCACGATGCCGAGCACGATCGCGATCGGGAAGGTGCCGGCATGTATCCAGCCCCGCCAGGTCGGCTTGCGGTCGGCGATATCGATCGCGTCGTCGAGCAGTGGAAGGTTCGGAAGGTCAGCGCCCGGTTCGTGCTCAACGCTGACGTCGTCTGTTGGCCCCGTCATGGGGCAAGTTTAGATCGCCCCGGATGCGCGCAGCGCCGGTCGCGCCCCCGTTCGGGTCCAATCCGGCGCCGGTGGGCTAGCGTAGTGACGTGCGTAATCGGGAAGTACCTCTCGGGCGGGGCATCCTCTACGGCCTGTACCAGAGCCGGATTCGACGTTGGTTGGGTAGCCAGCAACTGCCTCGGCACATCGCGATGATCATCGACGGCAACCGGCGCTGGGCGAAGCAGCGATACCTCGAGACCGCGGCGCACGGCCACCGGGCTGGCGCAGAAAAGATGCGTGAATTTCTCATCTGGTGCGACGACCTCGACATCGAGGTTGCCACCCTGTACCTGCTCTCGACCGACAACCTCACCGGCCGCGGGTCGCAGGAGCTCGCGGAGCTGTTCCAGATCATCGGCGACCTCGCCGACGACCTCTCCCACTATCGCGACTGGCGGGTGCAGCACGTCGGCTGCGACGAGGGACTGCCCGAGCACCCCATCGCGACGCTCACGGACGCAGAGGAACGCACCAAGTCCAATACGGGGCTGCACATCAACCTCGCCGTCGGGTATGGCGGTCGCGCCGAGATCGCCGAGGCGATGCGCAGCATCGTCCGCACGCACGAGAGCGAGGGTGGTGCGCTCGAGACCCTCGCCGAGATCCTCACCCCGGAGTTGATCGCGGAGCACCTCTACACCGGCGGGCAGCCCGATCCCGACCTCGTGATCCGTACCTCCGGCGAGCAGCGACTCAGTGACTTCATGCTCTGGCAAAGCGCCCATAGCGAGTTCTACTTCGTGGAGGCGCTCGGCCCCGACCTGCGCGAGGTCGACTTCCTGCGTGCCGTACGCGACTACGCGAGGCGGCACCGCCGCTTCGGCAGCTGAGCGCGCCGTGAGCATCGACGACTTCGTCGCCGGATTCGGGGAGGAGCCCGGATACCTCGACTTCGCCCGCGTCGGACCGCTCGGCCGCGCCGTGCTCGAGGAGCAGCGCGGTCTGGGCGAGCAGCTCGGACGGGCGCGGTTCGGCAGCCTGGACCGCCTCGACCGGCAGGATGCGCGGGTACGTGAGGCCGTCGCCGGTCTGCTGCGCTTCCGGCCGGACCAGGTCGTGTTCCAGCCGAACACGAGCTCGGGCCTCATGCACGCGATGTTCGGCATCACGGGTGGCATCGCGATGTCGCCCGCCGAGTATCCGAGCCTGACCTTCGCCGCGGCGCGGGCTGCCGAGACACTCGGCGTGCTGAAGCCGATCTGGCTCGAGACCGAGTACGGCAAGGTGACCCCCGGCATGATCCGCGACCAGCTCACGCCGGCCTGCGCCGCCGTTGCCGTGAGCCTCGTGGACTTCCGCACCGGCTTTCTCGCCGACCTCGACGGAATCCGCCAGGTAATCGGCGACAGGCTGCTCATCGTCGATGCCGTCCAGGCCTTCGGAGTCGTGGATGCTCCGTGGGAGGTCGCCGACGTGATCGTCTCGGGAGGCCAGAAGTGGGTGCGGGCGGGCTGGGGCACTGGATTCCTCGCGCTCAGCGACCGCGCCGCCGAGCGTCTTACGCCCGTCTTCTCCAGCGTCTCCGGGGCAATTGCGATCGGCGACGAGCTGCCCCTCGACGAGGTACTTCGGCCGCTCGCCGGCACGGCGGCCTTCAGTGTGGGCGACCCGAGCCCCATCGCGCAGGCGATGTTCGCTACTGCACTCGAGGACATCGAGCAGGTCGGAGTCGAGGCCATCCATGACAACGTCGCCGAGAAGGTGTCGAGCATGATCGAGCTCGCCGACGAATTCGGCATCCCGATCGCGTCCCCGCGGGAACCAAGCGAGCGCGCCGGGATCGTCGTCCTCGACCCGCCGGCTGATCGGCTCACGACCCTCACCGCCTCGCTCTACAACCACGGAGTGACGGCGACGACCCGTGGTGGCCGGGTGCGGCTCAGCGCCCACGTCACCACCACTGACGAGACGTTCGCGATGCTCAGGGCTGCGTTCATCAGCCATCGCGCCGCGACCACGTAGCCGGTCCGTCGCGAGTTGTTCACGTGGGCGTAATCTTGGGGTGGCGTGTCGCCGGGGTTGTTTCCAGCGGCTCGACGTAGTTTCATATTTATCAGGTATGGCGCCTGATCGAGACGGCCACGAAAGTTCGTTTCGCAACACAAAATGGCCGTCTGTGCGACAGTATCCGAGTGCCAGCCACTCGGGAATGGAGTGCAAGTGCCCACGGTAAACCGCCCGAACCAGAAGTCCGGCCACGAATCCGCGACACAGAAGACCAGCACCGCCGAACGGACGTATGTTCTTGATACGTCCGTTTTGTTGTCTGATCCCAAGGCGGTGTTCCGGTTTGCGGAACACGCCGTCGTGCTGCCGGTCATCGTGATTTCGGAACTCGAGTCCAAGCGCAACGATCCTGAGATCGGCTATTTCGCGAGGCAGGCGCTCCGCAATCTCGACGAGCTGCGCATCAAGCACGAGCGGCTCGACTTTCCGATCGCCGTCGGGGAAGACGGCGGATCGCTCCGGGTCGAGCTGAACCATTCGAACATGTCGGTGCTGCCGTCCGGGCTCCAGCTCGGCGACAACGATTCGCGAATCCTCGCCGTCGCACTCAACCTTGCCAACGACGGCTTCGCCGTCACCGTCGTCTCGAAGGACCTGCCGCTGCGCGTGAAGGCCGCGTCGATCGGCCTCGCCGCGGAGGAGTACCGTGCGGAGCTCGCCGTCGACTCCGGCTGGGTCGGAACCGACGAGATCACGCTCGGCTCCGAGCAGCTCGCCCGCCTGTACGAGGAGGAGAGGCTGTCGACGCGGGTCGTCGCCGACCTCCCCATCAACACCGGCCTCGTCATTCACTCCGACCGCGGATCGGCCCTGGGTCGCGTCACCGCGCGCGGCGAGCTGCGGCTCGTGCGCGGCGACCGCGACGTGTTCGGACTCCACGGCCGCTCGGCCGAGCAGCGCTTAGCGATCGACATGCTGCTCGACCCCGAGATCGGGATCGTGTCGCTCGGCGGTCGGGCCGGCACAGGCAAGTCGGCCCTCGCCCTGTGCGCGGGGCTCGAGGCCGTGCTCGAGAAGCAGCAGCACCGCAAGATCATGGTCTTCCGGCCGCTGTACGCCGTAGGCGGGCAGGAGCTCGGGTTCCTTCCCGGTGACGCCTCCGAGAAGATGAATCCGTGGGCGCAGGCCGTCTTCGACACGCTCGGCTCTGTCGTCTCGGCGAACGTGCTCGAGGAGGTGATCGCCCGCGGGATGCTTGAGGTGCTGCCGCTCACGCACATCCGCGGCCGCTCCCTGCACGACGCCTTCGTGATCGTCGACGAGGCCCAGTCACTCGAGCGCAACGTGCTGCTCACCGTTCTCAGCCGCATCGGGCAGAACTCCCGCGTCGTGCTCACCCACGATGTCGCCCAGCGTGACAACCTGCGCGTCGGACGCCACGACGGGGTCGCCTCGGTGATCGAGACACTCAAAGGACATGCGCTGTTCGGGCACATCACGCTCATGCGTTCTGAGCGTTCAGCGATCGCCGCACTGGTGACCGAGATGCTCGAATCGAACGAATTGGCGTAACGGGGAGCCTGCGGTCGCTGGCCCGCGGAGGGACGACATAGGGTCGAGAGGTGAACACTTTCCTGATCTCGGTTTCCGGGGTTCTCGGACTGTTCTTCTTCTGGGGTCTCGTCTCTCCGCGCAGCCAGTGGCACGTGCTCGTCGGGTGGACAAGAGCCGATCCGCGAAGCAGCGAGCCCGGTTCGGCTGCCTACGCGACCACGAGGTTCGTGTCGCTGCTCGGGCTCCTGTCGGTTCTCGCCATCGCCGTGAGCTGGGGCGTCGGGGTCATCTCGTTCGACGAGGACGGGGATGAGGCGGTTCGGCAGCCGTCGGTGGCCGAGCGGGTGTGGGGTTCCCCCCGCCCCTATATCGTCGACCGGGTGTTCACCCCGTTGGCGGCGCCGCCCGAGGGCCTCGTCGAGCAGCAGGTCACCGGGTATCAGAGGGTGCGTGGCTACGAGCGGAGCCCGAACTATCTCTTCGCCGCAGGCAAGATCCGCGCCGCTGGGCTCGCGACCGAGCCCGGATTCCTCGGGGTCGTCCCACTGCCGGGCACCGTGGCGCTCGGCATGGCGGACCTTGTCGTGCACGTGCGCGGTGACAGTCGCTGTATTCCGCAGCAGGTGGTCGTGACCCCCGTCGACGACGCGGTGCAGGTCGGCGTCTTCTTCGGCCTGCCGAATCCGGCGGATGGCTCCAACGCTGACAACCTCGGGGAATGCGATCCCGCGCCGGCGGCATCCGACACGCGCGGGTTCATAATTCCCATCGACCTCGTCGAGCCGCTCGGCGACCGGGTCGTGCAGACCCTCGCGGTCGAGCCGATTGCGCTCGTGCCGCTGCCCGCGCGGTAGCCGGGACGGATGCTCGCGGGCCAGGCAGTGCCGCCCGCGCCGCTGGCGCTGGCCGCGCCTACTGTGCTGCCGGAGGCCGCGTCATTGAAAGCACGTCCAGTGCGGTGTCGAGCTGGTCGAGAGTGACCTCGCCGCGGTCGACGAAGCCGAGGTCGATGACTGATTCGCGCACCGTGATGCTCTTCGCGACGGCGTTCTTCGCGACCTTCGCGGCGGCCTCGTAGCCAATCACGCGGTTCAGCGGGGTGACGATCGCGGGGGAGGACTCGGCCAGGGCGCGGGCGCGGTCGAGGTTCGCGGTGAGCCCGTCGACGGTTTTGTCGGCGAGGGCGCGGGTCGAGTTAGACAGCAGCCGAACAGACTCGAGCAGAGACGTTCCCATTACAGGGATCGCGACGTTGAGTTCGAACGATCCGGATGCTCCGGCCCACGCGATGGTCGCGTCGTTGCCGATCACCCGTGCGGCGACCATGAGCACAGCCTCCGGGATGACCGGGTTGACCTTGCCGGGCATGATCGAGGAGCCGGGCTGCAGGTCGGGGATGTGCAGCTCGCCGAGTCCCGCGTTCGGGCCGGAGCCCATCCAGCGCAGGTCGTTGCAGATCTTGGTGAGGCTCACGGCGATGACGCGCAGCGCGCCGGATGCCTCGACGAGGCCGTCGCGGGCCCCTTGCGCCTCGAAGTGGTCCAGTGCCTCGGTCACGGGCAGTCCGGAGTCCTCGGCGAGGGCGGCGATGACCCGCTGGGAGAATCCGGCCGGGGTATTGATGCCGGTGCCGACGGCGGTTCCGCCGAGCGGGACCTCGGCGACCCGCCCGATCGTGGAGGTGACGCGCTCGATTCCGAGACGAATCTGCCGGGCGTAGCCCGCGAACTCCTGCCCGAGGGTGACCGGGGTGGCGTCCATGAGGTGGGTGCGGCCGGCCTTGACGGCGCTCTTCCACAGCTCGGCCTTGGTCTCGAGGGAGGAGGCAAGGTGGTCGAGCGCCGGGATCAGGTCGTGCAGAAGCGCACCGGTGACGGCGACGTGCACCGAGGTGGGGAACACATCGTTGGACGACTGCGAGGCGTTCACATGATCGTTCGGGTGCACGGGCGAGCCGAGCAGTCCGGTCGCGAGCGTCGCGAGCACCTCGTTCATGTTCATGTTCGAGGAGGTGCCGCTGCCGGTCTGGTACGTGTCGACCGGGAACTGCTCGTGGTGCTCGCCAGCGATCAGACGGTCGGCGGCGGCAGCGATGGCGTCGGCGATGGTGGGGTCGAGGATCCCGAGTTCTTTGTTGACGATCGCGGCGGCGCGCTTGATGCGGGCGAGGGCGACGATCTGCGCTGGCTCGAGACCGGATCCGGAGATCGGGAAGTTCTCGACCGCGCGCTGGGTCTGTGCCCCGTACAGCGCGGCGATCGGCACGAGGACCTCGCCCATTGTGTCGTGCTCCACGCGGAATTCGTCGCCCTGCTGAGTCTGGGTGGTGTGGCTCATGTGTGTGCGCCTTCCTGGCTGCTGATGGTGAGATTGCCGACATGGATGTCGGGGACCGCGCGACCCTCGAGAAGGCGGTAGTTCGCGCCGATGATGGCGAGGGTTCCGGCGGCGATCGCGTCGCTGATGAGTTCGGACGCGTCGAGCAGCTCGGAGATCGTGTCGCGCAGGTGCTCCCGTCCGACCTCGAAGGGGTCGGCGCGCTGCGGCTCGATCGCGAGCCCGGCGGTGAGCGCGACGCGGCGCACGGCCGGCACGATCTTCGAGATCAGCTTGGCGATGTGCGGGGGGAGCGGTGCGGCATCCGCGGCCTGCGAGGCGATTGCGGCGTGCACCGCCCCGCATTCGTCATGGCCGAGGACGACGATGAGGGGAACGTGCAGCACGCCGACCGCGTACTCGAGCGAGCCGACCACCGACTCGGAAATGATCTGGCCGGCGTTGCGCACGACGAACAGGTCGCCGATTCCCTTGTCGAAGATGATCTCGGCGGCGAGACGGGAGTCGCTGCAGCCGAACAGCGCGGCATCCGGCTCCTGCTTGCTGGCGAGGGATTCCCGACGCTCGACGTCCTGGCGCGGATGCTTGGGCTCGCCGGCGATGAACCGAGCGTTCCCGCGGACCATTTCGTTCCACGTCGTCGCGGGCGTCCGCGACGGGTCTCTCACTCGGCCGACCCGTCGAGGTCAGCACTGAGAGCTGTCGCGAGGGCGAGGAACTCGGCCGTTTCCGCGGTGCCGTAGAGCGCGAAGCTGCTCGATCCGGTCGACGTGGACATCGCGTAGGCGAGGTTGCCCGGATCCCGGCTGTCGCGGTTGTCGTACACGGCCCATTCGAGGCCATCGATCACTTCGGTGCCCGTTGGGCTGAGCTTGTCGAGCCGGTTGGCGAGCCAGGTGGGGTTGGCGTCGATGCCCTGGCGCAGGGCAATGAACTGCTCAGCAGGGGTGATGAAGCCGATCGACCAGGTCGTGATGTCGTCGGTGCCGGTGTCGAGCGTGGCCGCGTTCGCCGTCCACTCGGGCGGCAGTGTCGGGCTCGCGAGTGGTTCGCCGACTCCCGGCTGCTCCCGGGCGGCGACGGAGGCGTAGTCGATGGCGGCGCGGGGCGGCTGCGTGGGACGAACGACGACGAGAACCAGCACCAGCACGATTGCGAGGGAGGCGGCGAGCGCCAGCACCAGATTGATGGCGGTCTGGTTTGCCCGGTGCTTGCGCGAGTTCTCCGCCTTGCGTGCGGCGGTCTCCTCCGGGGTCTCCGGTCTGCCGAGCTCGGCGACGATGCGCGGTTCCTTGGCCATCTGGTTACTCGACCCCGGTCTTGCGTGCGGCGTCGAGCCTGGCCTTAGCGCCGAGCAGCCACTCTTCGCAGCGCCTGGTGAGCGCCTCGCCGCGTTC comes from the Marisediminicola antarctica genome and includes:
- a CDS encoding DUF4245 domain-containing protein; translated protein: MAKEPRIVAELGRPETPEETAARKAENSRKHRANQTAINLVLALAASLAIVLVLVLVVVRPTQPPRAAIDYASVAAREQPGVGEPLASPTLPPEWTANAATLDTGTDDITTWSIGFITPAEQFIALRQGIDANPTWLANRLDKLSPTGTEVIDGLEWAVYDNRDSRDPGNLAYAMSTSTGSSSFALYGTAETAEFLALATALSADLDGSAE
- a CDS encoding PhoH family protein; amino-acid sequence: MPTVNRPNQKSGHESATQKTSTAERTYVLDTSVLLSDPKAVFRFAEHAVVLPVIVISELESKRNDPEIGYFARQALRNLDELRIKHERLDFPIAVGEDGGSLRVELNHSNMSVLPSGLQLGDNDSRILAVALNLANDGFAVTVVSKDLPLRVKAASIGLAAEEYRAELAVDSGWVGTDEITLGSEQLARLYEEERLSTRVVADLPINTGLVIHSDRGSALGRVTARGELRLVRGDRDVFGLHGRSAEQRLAIDMLLDPEIGIVSLGGRAGTGKSALALCAGLEAVLEKQQHRKIMVFRPLYAVGGQELGFLPGDASEKMNPWAQAVFDTLGSVVSANVLEEVIARGMLEVLPLTHIRGRSLHDAFVIVDEAQSLERNVLLTVLSRIGQNSRVVLTHDVAQRDNLRVGRHDGVASVIETLKGHALFGHITLMRSERSAIAALVTEMLESNELA
- a CDS encoding isoprenyl transferase, whose translation is MRNREVPLGRGILYGLYQSRIRRWLGSQQLPRHIAMIIDGNRRWAKQRYLETAAHGHRAGAEKMREFLIWCDDLDIEVATLYLLSTDNLTGRGSQELAELFQIIGDLADDLSHYRDWRVQHVGCDEGLPEHPIATLTDAEERTKSNTGLHINLAVGYGGRAEIAEAMRSIVRTHESEGGALETLAEILTPELIAEHLYTGGQPDPDLVIRTSGEQRLSDFMLWQSAHSEFYFVEALGPDLREVDFLRAVRDYARRHRRFGS
- a CDS encoding class II fumarate hydratase, encoding MSHTTQTQQGDEFRVEHDTMGEVLVPIAALYGAQTQRAVENFPISGSGLEPAQIVALARIKRAAAIVNKELGILDPTIADAIAAAADRLIAGEHHEQFPVDTYQTGSGTSSNMNMNEVLATLATGLLGSPVHPNDHVNASQSSNDVFPTSVHVAVTGALLHDLIPALDHLASSLETKAELWKSAVKAGRTHLMDATPVTLGQEFAGYARQIRLGIERVTSTIGRVAEVPLGGTAVGTGINTPAGFSQRVIAALAEDSGLPVTEALDHFEAQGARDGLVEASGALRVIAVSLTKICNDLRWMGSGPNAGLGELHIPDLQPGSSIMPGKVNPVIPEAVLMVAARVIGNDATIAWAGASGSFELNVAIPVMGTSLLESVRLLSNSTRALADKTVDGLTANLDRARALAESSPAIVTPLNRVIGYEAAAKVAKNAVAKSITVRESVIDLGFVDRGEVTLDQLDTALDVLSMTRPPAAQ
- the trhA gene encoding PAQR family membrane homeostasis protein TrhA, producing MTGPTDDVSVEHEPGADLPNLPLLDDAIDIADRKPTWRGWIHAGTFPIAIVLGIVLITLAEGTAAKVSSSVFVASSLLLFGVSALYHRFDWSDTTRRVLKRMDHANIFLLIAGSYTPITVLALPPEKSTLLLWLVWSGAGLGILFRVFWIGAPRWLYVPLYLLLGYAALVFIVDFFEANAAMMTLILVGGLCYTVGAVIYGLKRPNPFPGKFGFHEIFHTLTLAAFLCHWTGIFLVATDPPVFG
- a CDS encoding carbonic anhydrase, which translates into the protein MVRGNARFIAGEPKHPRQDVERRESLASKQEPDAALFGCSDSRLAAEIIFDKGIGDLFVVRNAGQIISESVVGSLEYAVGVLHVPLIVVLGHDECGAVHAAIASQAADAAPLPPHIAKLISKIVPAVRRVALTAGLAIEPQRADPFEVGREHLRDTISELLDASELISDAIAAGTLAIIGANYRLLEGRAVPDIHVGNLTISSQEGAHT
- a CDS encoding aminotransferase class V-fold PLP-dependent enzyme, giving the protein MPYATTRGGTAASAAERAVSIDDFVAGFGEEPGYLDFARVGPLGRAVLEEQRGLGEQLGRARFGSLDRLDRQDARVREAVAGLLRFRPDQVVFQPNTSSGLMHAMFGITGGIAMSPAEYPSLTFAAARAAETLGVLKPIWLETEYGKVTPGMIRDQLTPACAAVAVSLVDFRTGFLADLDGIRQVIGDRLLIVDAVQAFGVVDAPWEVADVIVSGGQKWVRAGWGTGFLALSDRAAERLTPVFSSVSGAIAIGDELPLDEVLRPLAGTAAFSVGDPSPIAQAMFATALEDIEQVGVEAIHDNVAEKVSSMIELADEFGIPIASPREPSERAGIVVLDPPADRLTTLTASLYNHGVTATTRGGRVRLSAHVTTTDETFAMLRAAFISHRAATT